In Erigeron canadensis isolate Cc75 chromosome 6, C_canadensis_v1, whole genome shotgun sequence, the following are encoded in one genomic region:
- the LOC122604445 gene encoding uncharacterized protein LOC122604445, which translates to MSSVSNLAIVLVVIFIVSIIALACELLYVIHRRRTFRCHSSPPLPDQTVIEVPTKELLYFFCLKPPVEKPEKNDTNKTSSDDEFVDVFEMLEAKEPSRFLCTINEEEVESTHEEEVVVIAVDESDGVVKTVFSTPCDSPMFFTPAGSPARDFMEPEFVVSVQNETDMVPD; encoded by the exons ATGAGTAGTGTAAGTAATCTCGCCATTGTACTCGTAGTAATCTTCATTGTATCCATAATAGCACTTGCTTGTGAACTCTTGTACGTCATTCATCGCCGCCGTACCTTCCGCTGTCACTCCTCCCCACCACTTCCTGATCAAACCGTAATTGAAGTTCCAACCAAGGAACTTCTATACTTCTTCTGCTTGAAACCACCCGTAGAAAAACCTGAAAAGAACGACACAAACAAGACATCCTCGGATGATGAATttgttgatgtttttgaaatgtTGGAAGCAAAAGAACCATCGAGGTTTCTTTGTACGATAAATGAAGAAGAGGTCGAATCAACGCATGAG GAAGAGGTGGTTGTGATCGCGGTTGATGAGAGTGATGGAGTTGTGAAGACAGTCTTTTCGACCCCGTGTGATTCGCCTATGTTTTTTACACCTGCAGGATCTCCGGCTCGAGATTTTATGGAGCCGGAGTTTGTTGTATCCGTTCAAAATGAAACGGATATGGTACCcgattaa